A region of Apus apus isolate bApuApu2 chromosome 14, bApuApu2.pri.cur, whole genome shotgun sequence DNA encodes the following proteins:
- the BFAR gene encoding bifunctional apoptosis regulator codes for MEEGETLGGEMERAEVETHATPEVGRQISVSEFLCHCCYDILVNPTTLNCGHSFCRHCLALWWVSSKKNECPECREKWEGFPKVNILLRDVIEKLFSDAIEQRKEDIQQNSDIARSLATFQKHGNDQIPTVPNTGRINPRGGGFFSGVLTALTCVAVVLLGYHWSSREFEEDLLVHKPVAKWTAEEVIVWLEQLGPWALHYKERFLLEKVNGRLLLTLTEEDFTKAPYSIENSNHRKAIMAELECVKTLGVKPPQNLWEYKAVNPGKSLFLLYALKSSPRLSMLYLYLFDYAEAFLPFIHTICPTQEDKYEDIVTKLVDLKDPSWKQWREFIVKYLFLPYQLIAEFAWDWLDVHYWTSRFIIVNAMLLSVLELFSFWRLWSRRELKTVPHRMWRHFWKVSTQGLFVAIFWPFIPQFVCNCLFYWALYFNPIINIDLVVKEVRRLETQVQ; via the exons atggaagaaggtGAGACTTTAGGAGGTGAAATGGAGAGGGCAGAAGTTGAAACCCATGCTACTCCTGAGGTCGGTCGGCAGATATCAGTGAGTGAGTTCCTCTGCCACTGCTGTTATGACATTCTGGTCAATCCCACCACCCTGAACTGTGGGCATAGTTTCTGTAGACATTGCCTGGCCTTGTGGTGGGTATCATCCAAGAAGAACGAATGCCCCGAATGTAGAGAAAAATGGGAAGGATTCCCCAAAGTCAACATTCTCCTCAG GGATGTTATTGAAAAGCTATTTTCCGATGCCATtgaacaaaggaaagaagataTTCAGCAAAACAGTGACATAGCCCGCAGCTTAGCAACCTTCCAAAAGCATGGGAATGACCAGATTCCTACAGTTCCGAACACAGGAAGAATTAATCCTCGAGGAGGAGGGTTTTTCTCAGGCGTTCTGACAGCTTTAACTTGTGTAGCA GTAGTTCTACTCGGGTATCACTGGAGTAGCAGAGAATTTGAAGAAGATCTTCTTGTCCATAAGCCTGTTGCTAAATGGACTGCTGAGGAAGTGATAGTTTGGCTAGAGCAGCTGGGTCCATGGGCTTTGCATtataaagaaagatttttactGGAGAAGGTGAATGGAAG ACTCCTTCTAACACTGACAGAGGAGGATTTCACAAAAGCCCCTTACAGTATAGAGAACAGCAACCATAGAAAAGCCATTATGGCAGAACTGGAATGTGTGAAAACTTTAGGTGTTAAACCACCACAGAACCTTTGGGAATATAAG GCAGTAAATCCAGGAAAATCGCTCTTTCTTCTTTATGCACTGAAAAGTTCTCCAAGGCTCAGTATGCTATACCTGTATTTGTTTGATTATGCAGAAGCTTTCCTACCTTTCATCCACACAATTTGCCCTACACAAGAAGACAAGTATGAAGATATTGTCACAAAACTAGTT gaccttaaagatccttCTTGGAAACAGTGGAGAGAATTCATtgtaaagtatttatttttgccatACCAGCTGATAGCTGAATTTGCTTGGGATTGGCTGGATGTGCACTACTGGACCTCAAGATTTATAATTGTAAATGCTATGTTGCTCTCTGTTCTGGAGTTGTTCTCTTTCTGGAGGCTCTGGTCAAGGAGAGAACTGAA GACTGTTCCTCACAGAATGTGGAGACATTTCTGGAAGGTGTCAACGCAGGGTctttttgttgctattttttgGCCTTTTATTCCTCAGTTTGTCTGCAATTGTTTGTTTTACTGGGCCTTGTACTTTAATCCAATTATAAACATTGATCTTGTGGTTAAAGAGGTAAGGCGTCTGGAGACACAAGTGCAATGA
- the PLA2G10 gene encoding group 10 secretory phospholipase A2 — protein MGPLRPPLPLRPTLLLLLLLAVYKDTLGEAHFRNRRGILELAGAIRCTTGRSPFAYLRYGCYCGLGGRGWPKDRVDWCCFNHDCCYEKAEQAGCHPKTERYHWECEDNAAVCDSLEDQCQKMACECDREAAICFSKAPYHTKYLLWPDFMCGEIQPLCRY, from the exons ATGGGACCCCTTCGCCCGCCGCTGCCCCTGCGGCcgaccctgctgctgctgctgctgctggccg tttataaaGACACTCTTGGGGAAGCTCATTTTAGAAATCGAAGAGGAATTCTTGAATTAGCTGGAGCAATTAGATGCACCACAGGACGATCTCCCTTTGCCTACCTACGTTACGGATGCTACTGTGGtctgggaggaagaggatggcCCAAGGACAGAGTAGACTG GTGCTGCTTTAACCATGACTGCTGCTATGAGAAGGCAGAACAAGCAGGTTGTCACCCTAAGACAGAAAGGTACCACTGGGAGTGTGAAGACAATGCTGCAGTGTGTG actCACTAGAAGACCAATGTCAAAAAATGGCATGTGAATGTGATCGTGAAGCTGCCATATGTTTTTCTAAAGCTCCCTATCATACAAAATACCTTTTGTGGCCAGACTTCATGTGTGGTGAGATTCAGCCTTTATGTAGGTATTAG